A region of Anaeromicrobium sediminis DNA encodes the following proteins:
- a CDS encoding DNA alkylation repair protein: MAEETPLVLKDKLFNEETVRQVAECIVKAYPNLDKRCFTDDILRGFPKRELKERMSWMREIIEKHLPDDYETTIAILLKSLKYATEVGDFTFSFYADYVMVNGCKREHLELSLNTIGEFTKFFSGEFAIRRFINKFPEETYEQMKAWSLSDNVDQRRLASEGLRPKLPWAIAIDFDYKKGAQVLENLFYDNERYVTRSVANHLNDLSKMDPDYVIEILDKWKKSKKQADKEMSYMIGHALRTSIKRGHISTLEFLGYHHEPKIEVNPLKIMKKDLTLGEYLEFSFDITAQKEEGLIIDYKIIYPMANNKKSEKVFKIKKVMINQGDRLTVEKRHLFKKMTTKKLYSGDYKIEIQINGKIYEAGKFKLEV, encoded by the coding sequence ATGGCAGAAGAAACGCCACTTGTGCTTAAAGATAAATTATTTAATGAAGAGACAGTCCGACAAGTAGCAGAGTGTATTGTGAAAGCATACCCCAATCTTGATAAACGTTGTTTCACAGATGATATACTTAGGGGATTTCCTAAGCGTGAACTGAAAGAGCGTATGTCATGGATGCGTGAGATAATAGAGAAGCATTTACCAGATGACTATGAGACAACCATTGCTATTTTATTAAAATCCTTAAAATATGCAACAGAAGTTGGTGATTTTACTTTTTCATTCTATGCCGATTATGTTATGGTCAATGGGTGTAAAAGAGAGCATTTGGAACTGTCATTAAATACAATTGGGGAGTTTACAAAGTTTTTTTCAGGTGAATTTGCCATTAGGAGATTTATTAATAAGTTCCCAGAGGAAACCTATGAACAGATGAAGGCATGGTCACTTAGTGATAATGTAGATCAGAGAAGGTTAGCCAGTGAAGGACTCAGACCTAAGTTACCATGGGCTATTGCCATAGATTTTGATTATAAAAAGGGTGCACAAGTGCTAGAGAATCTCTTTTATGACAATGAGAGATATGTGACCAGATCTGTAGCCAATCATTTGAATGACCTGTCTAAGATGGATCCTGATTATGTGATTGAGATATTAGACAAATGGAAAAAATCTAAGAAGCAAGCAGATAAAGAGATGTCTTATATGATTGGACATGCACTAAGAACTTCAATTAAGAGGGGCCATATAAGTACCTTGGAGTTTTTAGGTTATCATCATGAACCAAAGATAGAAGTAAATCCATTAAAGATTATGAAAAAAGATTTAACATTAGGAGAATATTTAGAGTTCTCATTTGATATCACAGCTCAGAAAGAAGAAGGACTCATCATAGATTACAAAATAATCTATCCAATGGCAAATAATAAAAAGTCTGAAAAAGTATTCAAAATAAAGAAAGTCATGATTAATCAAGGAGATCGATTAACAGTTGAGAAAAGACATCTATTTAAGAAAATGACCACAAAAAAACTATATAGTGGTGATTATAAAATAGAAATACAGATTAACGGAAAAATCTATGAGGCTGGTAAATTTAAATTAGAGGTCTAG
- a CDS encoding aminotransferase-like domain-containing protein, with the protein MKILINRNSSITILEQIYTEIENRIRSGILKPETRLPSIRKMCEELHVSPMTIVKVYNNLAEAGLVEKVHGRGTFVRSRIKDLSASQVELGFGLEGLMGNELKEELDNSHWQDQIQDYISRGSFRYNVSLSPKYNGSNLSIAALGQSYLPTADIFNKFTQNMDKDLNDLGRYPPIEGDLKMREAVREYVLERNIHTQSKNIIIASGSQLAINLVAMTYIGPGDVVVVGAPTFPGAIDVFKNRGAHIVEVPVDDNGMDTLALLSVCETYKVKLVYTMPSFQNPTGAVMTLERKQMILELADEHNFIILEDDVWSEVAFEGTPEPLKAMDRHERVIYICGFSKVYGPAYRLSAIIASGSLYVRLVTAKSNLDFGAPSISQKFLAPYLNSLEQKQFILNLKYELKQLRDRLYKLLKENLPTYVKVQKPKGGMLFWITFPIDYNCHLLHYRAVMECNISFLPGEFCYAEKRGSNQLRLCFTFLEESLVTESIKILCRLMDDVYKESRRHGQMPGV; encoded by the coding sequence ATGAAAATTTTAATTAACCGAAACAGTTCAATAACTATATTGGAACAAATCTATACGGAGATCGAAAATCGCATTCGATCTGGAATCCTAAAACCTGAGACTCGTTTACCATCAATTAGGAAGATGTGTGAGGAATTGCATGTTAGTCCAATGACCATCGTAAAGGTTTACAATAACCTTGCTGAAGCAGGCCTTGTGGAAAAAGTCCACGGTCGCGGCACTTTCGTGAGATCACGTATAAAGGATCTTTCAGCTTCTCAAGTGGAACTAGGTTTTGGATTGGAAGGCTTGATGGGTAACGAACTCAAAGAAGAGTTGGACAATTCCCATTGGCAGGATCAAATACAGGATTACATTTCAAGAGGTAGCTTTCGATACAATGTGAGTCTATCACCAAAATACAATGGTTCAAATCTATCCATTGCAGCTTTAGGCCAATCTTATCTTCCCACTGCAGACATTTTTAATAAATTTACACAAAACATGGATAAAGATTTAAATGACTTGGGCCGTTATCCACCTATTGAAGGGGATTTGAAAATGCGGGAAGCTGTGAGGGAATATGTACTGGAACGTAATATTCATACACAAAGTAAAAATATCATAATTGCCAGTGGGTCACAATTGGCCATTAATCTGGTGGCTATGACCTATATAGGTCCGGGAGATGTGGTAGTGGTGGGTGCACCAACCTTTCCAGGGGCAATCGATGTGTTCAAGAATCGCGGAGCCCATATCGTTGAAGTTCCTGTTGATGATAATGGTATGGATACATTGGCCTTACTGTCTGTCTGCGAAACATACAAAGTTAAATTGGTCTATACCATGCCAAGCTTTCAGAATCCAACGGGTGCGGTTATGACACTGGAACGCAAACAAATGATTTTGGAACTGGCTGATGAACATAATTTTATCATCCTTGAGGATGATGTTTGGAGTGAGGTTGCATTTGAAGGTACACCAGAACCATTAAAAGCCATGGATCGGCATGAACGGGTTATTTATATTTGTGGATTTAGTAAGGTCTATGGTCCAGCTTATAGACTATCTGCCATCATCGCTTCAGGTAGTCTGTATGTACGGCTTGTAACTGCAAAATCCAATTTGGATTTTGGTGCACCTTCCATCAGTCAGAAGTTTTTAGCCCCTTATTTAAATTCCTTAGAACAAAAACAGTTTATACTTAATCTGAAATATGAACTTAAACAATTGAGAGATCGCCTTTACAAACTGTTAAAAGAAAATTTGCCTACCTATGTAAAGGTTCAGAAACCAAAAGGTGGAATGTTGTTTTGGATCACATTTCCCATAGATTATAATTGTCATCTCCTTCATTATCGTGCCGTGATGGAGTGCAATATTTCCTTTTTACCAGGGGAGTTTTGTTATGCAGAAAAGCGGGGTAGTAACCAACTGCGACTTTGTTTTACTTTTCTTGAAGAGTCCCTTGTAACAGAATCCATAAAGATCCTATGTAGGCTTATGGATGATGTGTATAAAGAGAGTCGTAGACATGGACAAATGCCAGGTGTATGA